The following proteins are co-located in the Hevea brasiliensis isolate MT/VB/25A 57/8 chromosome 11, ASM3005281v1, whole genome shotgun sequence genome:
- the LOC131170314 gene encoding probable inactive receptor-like protein kinase At3g56050, with protein MLSRINHKNFVNLIGYCEEDESFNRMMIFEYAPNGTLFEYLHVKEMEHLDWSARMRIITGIAYCLQYMHRDLNPPVAHSNLNSHNIFLTDDYAAKAVEYLNDKCSISYLIDPTLKSFKNNELDLICEIIQECIQPDSRQRPTMKDITSKLREVIAISLDQATPRLSPLWWAELEILFVEVT; from the exons ATGTTATCTCGGATTAACCATAAGAACTTTGTCAATCTCATCGGCTACTGTGAGGAGGATGAATCTTTCAATAGGATGATGATATTTGAATACGCTCCTAATGGAACCCTCTTTGAGTATCTTCATG TTAAGGAAATGGAACATCTTGACTGGAGTGCAAGGATGAGGATTATCACGGGCATTGCTTATTGCTTACAATACATGCACCGTGATTTAAATCCACCAGTGGCACATTCTAACTTGAATTCACATAATATCTTTCTAACTGATGACTATGCAGCTAAG GCTGTTGAATATTTGAATGACAAATGTAGTATCAGTTACCTGATTGACCCAACCCTCAAGTCTTTCAAAAACAATGAGCTTGACCTCATATGCGAGATTATCCAAGAGTGCATACAACCAGATTCAAGGCAAAGACCAACAATGAAGGATATCACTTCCAAGTTGAGGGAAGTGATTGCTATCTCACTTGATCAAGCAACTCCAAGACTTTCTCCGCTTTGGTGGGCTGAACTTGAAATTTTATTTGTTGAGGTGACTTAA
- the LOC131170313 gene encoding protein DOG1-like 4, translated as MKTKVKERFSEFFEKWMCQLDEYLQHLRRASEDYRAKTGCEREQELQASVSKVTQHYKDYYTIKWALAHKDVLAFFCPIWISPLENVYSWVIRWKPSAVFKLGNSIRTNGVPSLSLVELTQEHMRKIETLKVKRRLEEEKVEREMERQQDVVVDRKMAELVRLVVRVKNGEEVRQVERLVQVALKGVMAGLEKVMKAVDCVRLKTLKGVLDVLSPLHCVVFLARIGILRILLRQWGKKKGTTAVVVAVAVSGLQYLRDGKPKR; from the exons ATGAAAACTAAAGTTAAAGAGAGGTTCTCTGAGTTTTTTGAGAAGTGGATGTGTCAACTCGATGAGTATCTGCAACACCTGCGAAGGGCGTCTGAGGATTATCGAGCTAAAACTGGGTGTGAGCGTGAGCAAGAGCTACAAGCTTCAGTGTCCAAAGTCACACAACATTACAAAGACTACTACACTATAAAATGGGCCTTAGCCCATAAAGATGTGCTTGCTTTCTTTTGTCCAATTTGGATTTCCCCTTTAGAGAATGTGTATTCTTGGGTTATTAGGTGGAAACCTTCAGCAGTGTTTAAACTGGGTAACTCAATAAGGACAAATGGTGTTCCTAGTTTGAGTCTGGTTGAATTGACACAAGAACATATGAGAAAGATTGAGACTTTGAAGGTGAAAAGAAGGTTAGAAGAGGAGAAGGTGGAGAGAGAAATGGAAAGGCAACAAGATGTTGTAGTAGATAGGAAGATGGCAGAGTTGGTAAGGTTGGTGGTTCGAGTGAAGAATGGGGAGGAAGTGAGGCAGGTGGAGAGACTGGTGCAGGTGGCACTGAAAGGAGTAATGGCAGGACTAGAGAAGGTGATGAAAGCAGTAGACTGTGTAAGGCTTAAGACTTTGAAGGGAGTTTTGGATGTTTTGAGCCCACTACATTGCGTGGTATTCTTGGCTAGGATTGGCATACTTCGAATTCTGTTAAGACAATGGGGAAAGAaaaag GGCACTACTGCTGTGGTTGTTGCTGTGgctgtgtctggtctccagtacctacgtgatggaaaaccaaAACGCTAa